A single Catharus ustulatus isolate bCatUst1 chromosome 7, bCatUst1.pri.v2, whole genome shotgun sequence DNA region contains:
- the DNAJC10 gene encoding dnaJ homolog subfamily C member 10 has protein sequence MMEFLASKGNYIRYFKRPLLLFLICLIVLVCTDQDYYSLLGVSKEASSREIRQAFKKLALKLHPDKNQNDPNAHENFLKINRAYEVLKDEDLRKKYDKYGEKGLEDQQQGGRYESWHFYRYDFGIYDDDPEIITLDRGEFDAAVNSGELWFVNFYSPRCSHCHDLAPTWREFAKEMDGVIRIGAVNCGDNRMLCRIKGINSYPSLYVFKTGMQPVKYYGDRSKESLKNFAMQYVTSTVTELWAGNFVNAIETSFASGVGWLITFCAERGDCLSYQTRLKLAGMLEGLVNVGWMDCGTQGELCDNLDVSSSTTAYFPPGATINNKEKGGVLFLNSLDAREIYQEVMKHLPDFEIISAASLEDRLAHHRWLLFFQFGEGDKSNVQEFKKLKFLLKDEHIQVGKFDCLSSPTVCNKLYVYQPCLAVFKGKGTGDYEIHHGKKILYDIVAFAKESVNSHVITLGPQNFPDKDKEPWLVDFFAPWCPPCRALLPELRKASKHLYGQLKFGTLDCTVHEGLCNMHNIRAYPTTVVFNQSDVHEYEGHHSAEQILEFIEDLRNPSVVSLTPETFAELVQRRKREEIWMVDFYAPWCGPCQALMPEWKKMARMLNGLISVGSVDCQKYYSFCHQESVRGYPEIRLFPQKSNTAHQYYSYNGWHRDAYSLRGWGLGYLPQVSVDLTPQSFTEKVLNGKDHWVIDFYAPWCGPCQNFAPEFEMLARAVKGKVKAGKVDCQAYGHTCQTADIRAYPTVKFYPYQGTKKSVLGEYIDSRDAKGIADLLNEKLEAMESKGKRKKSRNKDEL, from the exons ATGATGGAATTCTTAGCATCCAAAGGAAATTATATTAGATATTTCAAAAGGCctttattgctatttttaatatgtttgaTAGTTCTTGTGTGCACTGATCAGGACTATTATAGTTTACTTGGAGTATCCAAAGAAGCAAGTAGTAGAGAAATACGACAAGCATTCAAAAAGCTGGCATTAAAGTTGCACCCTGACAAAAATCAG AATGATCCAAATGCACATgaaaattttttgaaaataaatagagCATATGAAGTCCTTAAAGATGAAGATCTACGGAAGAAGTATGATAAATATGGAGAGAAGGGTCTGGAAGATCAGCAGCAAGGAGGTCGTTATGAAAGCTGGCACTTCTACCGCTATGATTTTG gtaTTTATGACGATGATCCTGAAATTATAACATTGGATAGAGGAGAATTTG ATGCTGCTGTTAACTCAGGAGAACTGTGGTTTGTGAATTTTTATTCTCCTCGATGCTCCCACTGCCATGATTTAGCACCTACG tGGAGGGAATTTGCTAAGGAGATGGATGGAGTGATACGCATTGGAGCTGTGAACTGTGGAGATAACAGAATGCTGTGTCGAATTAAAGGGATTAACAGCTACCCCAGTCTGTACGTTTTCAAAACTGGAATG CAACCAGTGAAATATTACGGAGATAGGTCAAAAGAGAGCTTGAAGAACTTTGCCATGCAGTATGTTACAAGCACAGTCACTGAGTTATGGGCAG GAAATTTTGTAAATGCTATTGAAACTTCATTTGCTTCTGGTGTTGGTTGGCTGATCACCTTCTGTGCTGAACGTGGGG attGCTTGAGTTACCAAACCCGCCTTAAGCTAGCTGGCATGTTG GAAGGTCTTGTTAATGTGGGCTGGATGGACTGTGGCACCCAGGGCGAACTTTGTGATAATTTAGATGTCTCATCTAGTACTACTGCATACTTTCCACCTGGAGCCACCATAAATAACAAAGAGAAAGGCGGTGTTTTG TTTCTTAACTCCTTGGATGCCAGAGAAATATATCAGGAAGTAATGAAGCATCTACCAGACTTTGAAATCATCTCTGCAGCATCATTagag GACCGTCTGGCTCATCACCGGTGGctgcttttcttccagtttGGGGAGGGTGATAAATCAAATGTGCAGGAATTTAAGAAACTTAAATTTTTACTTAAAGATGAACATATTCAG GTTGGGAAGTTTGACTGCCTTTCCTCACCAACCGTCTGCAACAAACTGTATGTTTATCAGCCTTGTTTAGCAGtcttcaaaggaaaaggaactggAGATTATGAAATTCATCATG GAAAGAAGATCTTATATGACATTGTTGCATTTGCTAAAGAAAGTGTGAACTCCCATGTCATCACACTGGGACCTCAGAATTTTCCTGACAAAGATAAGGAGCCATGGCTTGTGGATTTCTTTGCACCg TGGTGTCCTCCTTGTCGAGCTTTGTTACCAGAGCTGAGAAAAGCATCTAAACATCTTTATGGTCAGCTTAAATTTGGAACACTAGACTGTACTGTCCATGAAGGCCTTTGCAACATG CATAACATTCGAGCTTACCCAACAACAGTGGTGTTCAATCAGTCTGATGTTCATGAGTATGAAGGACATCACTCTGCTGAGCAGATCTTGGAGTTTATAGAG GATCTTAGGAATCCATCGGTGGTCTCCCTAACACCAGAGACATTTGCTGAATTAGTTCAGAGAAGAAAACGAGAGGAGATCTGGATGGTGGACTTCTACGCTCCATGGTGTGGACCTTGTCAGGCTCTAATGCCAGAATGGAAGAAAATGGCCAGG atgtTAAATGGATTAATCAGCGTAGGTAGTGTGGATTgtcaaaaatattattctttctgTCACCAAGAAAGTGTTCGGGGGTATCCTGAAATCAGACTCTTTCCTCAAAAATCAAACACAGCTCATCAATACTA TAGCTACAATGGATGGCACAGAGATGCCTATTCACTCAGAGGCTGGGGATTGGG ATATTTGCCACAGGTGTCTGTAGATCTCACGCCTCAGAGTTTCACAGAAAAAGTTCTGAATGGGAAAGATCATTGGGTCATTGATTTTTATGCTCCTTGGTGTGGACCTtgccaaaattttgctcctgaATTTGAGATGCTTGCAAGG gctgttaaaggaaaagtaaaagctggaaaagtcGACTGTCAGGCATATGGTCACACCTGTCAGACTGCTGATATCAGAGCCTATCCTACTGTTAAGTTTTACCCCTACCAAGGAACAAAG aaaagtgTTCTTGGGGAATATATAGACAGTAGAGATGCAAAAGGTATAGCTGACcttttgaatgaaaaattagaagcaatggaaagcaaaggaaaaagaaaaaaatctagaaataaG GATGAACTCTAA